In Calothrix sp. PCC 7507, one DNA window encodes the following:
- a CDS encoding GAF domain-containing protein codes for MEFFDNPTVLESGIAEASLLYRITTRIRRSLDLQEILTATVAEVRAFLGTDRVMMYRFDSDGSGEVIAESIDQQRLPSLLGLHFPADDIPPEHREMFLWARQRSIVNVASGRIGLWPLESSATGNSLKIENLYYRAVDPCHIQYLTAMGVQSSLAVPIVHQDPIEESNKPRLWGLLVSHHSTPRPDMKREVQVVQQVVDQVSIAIAQSYLLTQTRAEQQRQAIVNRVTTLLHSLPTIQLQPALEATIAAFDGVGGRLYIEQSAELYTWGEQPTLANDLENTIIEQHLLWQDWLAECKQGNIWAITDLYKEPHWEVLAPLFPSTRIRGMLIIPLNFRQQFIGVFSIFRTGFDTEILWAGQRDPHERQRLPQLSFTAWLEQKKQQAPEWKPEEISMGRALAEQFAIAIQQQQMYQQMQVLNTKLEGMSRERAELQQSLDLNKVIKQVSDQIRSNLDYKITLQTIVQEVRKLLKTDRVLIYQILDDLRGEVIVEDVDAQFGSILGMITPLECFPDEYAHLYLRGRVRAINNTTSPDLSLCHRQFLQTLQIQANLIVPIKMGTQLWGLIIAHECRATRNWQDAEIDLLQRLADEAVLAIQQAQLYETSRAAESLATGQAEQLTQALNEIQQAQIQLIKTEKMSSLGLWALGVAQEIKNPVNFIYCNLSYTNDYTKELLELLRLYQLHYPYPNIEIRRQAEAIDLDFLTENLPQILLAMKAQAERINSMMFSLRNFSGLDRAAIKSVDQHEAQ; via the coding sequence ATGGAATTTTTCGATAACCCCACTGTGCTGGAGTCAGGAATTGCTGAGGCAAGTTTACTATATCGGATCACAACCCGAATTAGGCGATCGCTAGACCTGCAAGAAATATTAACAGCTACTGTTGCGGAAGTTCGTGCATTTTTGGGTACAGACCGGGTGATGATGTATCGGTTTGATAGCGACGGTAGTGGAGAAGTTATTGCCGAATCCATAGATCAGCAGCGTCTACCCTCACTGTTAGGGCTACACTTCCCCGCTGATGATATTCCTCCAGAACACCGAGAAATGTTTCTGTGGGCGCGGCAGCGTTCGATTGTGAATGTGGCTAGTGGGCGGATTGGCTTATGGCCGCTAGAGAGTTCAGCAACTGGTAACTCTCTCAAAATTGAAAATCTCTACTACCGAGCGGTAGACCCATGTCATATTCAATACTTAACGGCAATGGGTGTACAATCTTCATTGGCAGTGCCAATTGTACACCAAGACCCCATAGAGGAATCAAATAAACCTCGACTATGGGGATTGTTGGTATCGCACCACAGCACACCGCGCCCAGATATGAAACGAGAAGTGCAAGTGGTGCAACAAGTTGTCGATCAAGTATCAATAGCGATCGCTCAAAGTTACCTACTTACCCAAACCCGTGCCGAACAACAGCGACAAGCGATCGTTAACCGAGTTACCACCCTATTGCATTCACTACCCACAATTCAGTTGCAGCCAGCCTTAGAAGCAACGATTGCGGCATTTGATGGGGTAGGTGGCAGACTCTACATTGAACAGAGTGCGGAACTATACACCTGGGGCGAACAACCAACACTGGCAAATGACTTAGAAAACACCATCATCGAACAGCATCTGCTGTGGCAAGATTGGCTAGCTGAGTGTAAACAAGGTAACATTTGGGCAATCACAGACCTCTACAAAGAGCCGCACTGGGAAGTTTTAGCTCCCCTATTCCCATCAACTCGCATTCGGGGAATGTTGATCATTCCCCTCAATTTCCGGCAACAGTTCATCGGTGTTTTCAGCATTTTCCGGACAGGATTTGATACTGAAATATTGTGGGCAGGACAGCGCGATCCTCATGAGCGCCAACGGCTACCCCAACTTTCGTTTACGGCGTGGTTAGAGCAGAAAAAACAGCAAGCACCAGAGTGGAAGCCTGAAGAAATCAGCATGGGACGGGCTTTAGCAGAGCAATTTGCGATCGCCATTCAGCAGCAGCAAATGTATCAACAGATGCAGGTATTAAATACTAAGCTGGAAGGTATGAGCCGAGAACGCGCCGAGTTGCAGCAATCTTTAGATTTAAACAAAGTAATCAAGCAAGTTTCAGACCAGATACGTAGCAATTTAGACTACAAAATTACGCTGCAAACTATTGTCCAGGAGGTGCGAAAACTCCTCAAAACAGACCGAGTATTAATTTATCAGATTCTCGACGATTTAAGAGGTGAAGTAATCGTTGAAGATGTGGACGCTCAGTTTGGCTCTATTCTGGGCATGATCACACCATTAGAATGCTTTCCTGATGAATATGCCCACCTTTACTTGCGCGGAAGAGTCCGAGCCATCAACAACACAACCTCCCCAGATTTGAGTCTCTGTCATCGACAGTTTTTGCAGACTCTGCAAATTCAAGCAAATTTAATTGTCCCAATTAAGATGGGTACGCAATTATGGGGGTTAATCATTGCTCACGAGTGTCGTGCTACCAGAAATTGGCAAGATGCAGAAATTGATTTGTTGCAACGTTTAGCAGATGAAGCAGTCCTAGCCATCCAGCAAGCACAATTATACGAAACCAGTCGGGCGGCGGAATCACTAGCCACGGGACAAGCTGAACAACTGACACAAGCCCTCAACGAAATTCAACAAGCACAGATACAACTCATCAAAACTGAAAAAATGTCCAGCTTGGGGTTGTGGGCGCTGGGTGTAGCCCAGGAAATAAAAAACCCAGTTAATTTCATCTACTGTAATCTGTCCTACACCAACGACTATACCAAAGAACTGCTCGAGCTTTTGCGTCTCTACCAGTTGCACTATCCTTACCCAAACATTGAAATCAGACGCCAAGCAGAAGCAATTGATTTAGATTTTCTTACAGAAAACTTACCTCAAATCCTCTTAGCTATGAAAGCACAGGCCGAGCGGATCAACTCCATGATGTTCTCATTGCGTAACTTTTCTGGACTTGATCGGGCTGCTATTAAATCTGTTGATCAGCACGAAGCTCAATAA
- a CDS encoding glutaredoxin family protein: protein MRLILYSKPGCHLCEGLHEKLAQIQNIDFELEVRDITTREDWLLAYQYEVPVLFLSHRQGAKEEPETIEKPLPRPSPRASVQQLEQMLRKYLSN from the coding sequence ATGCGATTAATTTTATACAGTAAGCCGGGATGTCATTTGTGTGAGGGTTTGCACGAAAAGCTAGCACAAATCCAAAATATCGACTTTGAGTTAGAAGTCCGGGATATTACGACTCGTGAAGATTGGTTGTTAGCATATCAGTATGAAGTGCCGGTTTTGTTTTTATCCCACCGCCAAGGCGCTAAAGAAGAACCAGAGACGATTGAAAAACCCTTGCCCCGTCCTTCACCACGTGCTAGTGTGCAACAATTAGAGCAAATGCTGCGTAAGTATTTATCCAATTAG
- a CDS encoding UDP-N-acetylmuramoyl-L-alanyl-D-glutamate--2,6-diaminopimelate ligase: protein MKLRELIAAVDGVEKLPSNPGFADAEVTGLKTNSHACGVGDLFIGMPGTRVDGGEFWPSAIASGAVAAIVSPEAVQKQPPTSEALVISAVNMTQACGQIASAFYGYPGQKLKLVGVTGTNGKTTTTHLIEFLLGKAELPTALMGTLYTRWPGFEQTAVHTTPFAVELQQQLGEAVDAGCEFGVMEVSSHALAQGRVLGCQFEVGVFSNLTQDHLDYHRDMEDYFAAKALLFSPDYLKGRAIINADDAYGERLIAALSPDRVWSYSVNNADANLWMSDLNYEPNGVSGTLHTPKGDVAFRSPLVGQYNLENLLAAVGAVLHLGLDLQLVATAIPEFPGVPGRMERVQIVPNQDISVIVDYAHTPDSLENLLKAARPFIPGKVICVFGCGGDRDRTKRPKMGKIAAELADVAVVTSDNPRTEDPERILQDVLAGIPDTVTPIVISDRATAIRTAILQAQPGDGILLAGKGHEDYQILGTEKIHFDDREQAREALQARLSI from the coding sequence ATGAAATTGCGGGAATTAATAGCTGCGGTAGATGGTGTTGAGAAATTGCCTAGCAATCCTGGCTTTGCGGATGCAGAGGTGACAGGCTTGAAGACGAATTCCCATGCTTGCGGTGTGGGAGACTTGTTTATTGGGATGCCAGGAACGCGGGTAGATGGTGGGGAATTTTGGCCGAGTGCGATCGCCTCTGGTGCGGTAGCAGCAATTGTCTCCCCCGAAGCTGTACAAAAACAGCCCCCCACCTCTGAGGCTTTGGTCATTAGTGCGGTGAATATGACTCAAGCTTGTGGACAGATAGCCAGTGCTTTTTATGGTTATCCTGGGCAAAAGCTGAAATTAGTGGGTGTGACTGGGACTAATGGCAAAACTACCACCACTCACCTGATTGAATTTCTCCTAGGAAAAGCAGAACTACCAACAGCCTTGATGGGGACACTCTACACTCGTTGGCCTGGTTTTGAGCAAACTGCTGTCCACACAACGCCGTTTGCTGTGGAATTGCAACAGCAGCTAGGGGAAGCCGTGGATGCTGGTTGTGAATTTGGGGTGATGGAAGTAAGTTCCCATGCTTTGGCTCAGGGTAGAGTTCTGGGTTGTCAGTTTGAGGTGGGAGTGTTTAGCAATCTTACCCAAGACCATCTGGACTATCACCGCGATATGGAAGATTATTTTGCGGCGAAAGCGTTGTTGTTTAGTCCTGATTATCTCAAAGGACGGGCAATAATTAACGCTGATGATGCTTATGGTGAGAGGTTAATTGCAGCGTTGAGTCCAGACAGAGTTTGGAGTTACAGTGTCAACAATGCTGACGCTAATTTATGGATGAGTGACTTGAATTATGAGCCTAATGGTGTCAGCGGTACGTTGCATACACCAAAGGGTGATGTGGCTTTTAGGTCGCCTCTAGTCGGTCAATATAACTTAGAAAATCTCTTGGCGGCGGTAGGTGCAGTTTTACATTTGGGACTAGATTTGCAGTTGGTGGCGACTGCTATACCTGAGTTTCCCGGAGTTCCAGGGAGAATGGAACGGGTGCAAATCGTCCCTAACCAAGATATCAGCGTGATTGTCGATTATGCTCACACGCCGGATAGTTTGGAGAACTTGCTCAAAGCTGCCCGGCCGTTTATTCCTGGTAAGGTGATTTGTGTATTTGGCTGTGGAGGCGATCGCGATCGCACTAAGCGCCCCAAAATGGGTAAAATCGCTGCTGAATTAGCTGATGTAGCGGTAGTGACTTCAGATAATCCCCGCACCGAAGACCCTGAAAGGATTTTACAAGATGTGTTGGCGGGAATTCCTGATACAGTTACACCAATTGTGATTAGCGATCGCGCTACCGCCATTCGCACTGCTATCTTACAAGCACAACCTGGCGATGGGATATTACTAGCAGGTAAAGGTCACGAAGATTACCAAATCCTCGGCACCGAAAAAATCCACTTTGACGACCGAGAACAAGCACGAGAGGCTTTGCAAGCCAGACTCAGCATCTAA
- a CDS encoding SDR family oxidoreductase — protein MTSSFEDLVLVAGGTGGVGQLVVGKLLERGFRVRVLTRNAAKATKMFDNRVEVAVGDIRSSNTLPAAMLNVTHIICCTGTTAFPSSRWEFDSEPNLIEWVQLFFDPKYSISRAKNSPIKTDAEGVSNLVAAAPENLRRFVFVSSCGILRKYEFPWKLLNAYGVLDAKQKGEEAIIGSGLAYTIIRPGRLIDGPYTSYDLNTLLKAKTGGKFGVVLGKGDTLQGDASRIDVAAACVESILYPSSEGQVFEIVNQGTRPPVIDWDNLFSQLTSD, from the coding sequence ATGACTTCTTCATTTGAGGATTTGGTGTTAGTTGCGGGTGGAACTGGTGGAGTAGGGCAGCTTGTGGTAGGCAAGCTTTTAGAAAGAGGCTTCCGGGTTCGCGTCCTCACACGCAATGCGGCAAAAGCCACAAAGATGTTTGACAACAGAGTGGAAGTTGCTGTTGGTGATATCCGCTCTAGCAATACACTCCCAGCCGCAATGCTGAATGTCACCCATATCATCTGTTGCACGGGTACTACTGCCTTTCCTTCGAGTCGATGGGAGTTTGACTCAGAACCTAACTTGATTGAATGGGTGCAGTTGTTTTTCGACCCCAAATATAGTATCAGCAGGGCAAAGAACAGTCCGATTAAGACTGATGCTGAAGGTGTGAGCAACTTAGTAGCAGCAGCACCAGAGAATCTCAGGCGATTCGTTTTCGTCTCTTCCTGCGGGATTTTGCGTAAATATGAGTTTCCTTGGAAACTTCTCAATGCATATGGGGTGTTAGATGCCAAACAAAAGGGCGAGGAAGCGATCATTGGTTCCGGATTGGCCTACACTATTATTCGTCCGGGACGCTTAATTGATGGCCCTTATACTTCATACGACCTCAACACCCTACTCAAAGCAAAAACCGGAGGTAAGTTTGGTGTGGTACTGGGCAAGGGCGATACACTCCAAGGTGATGCCAGCCGCATTGATGTGGCAGCAGCTTGTGTGGAGTCTATTCTTTATCCATCAAGTGAAGGCCAAGTTTTTGAGATTGTCAATCAGGGCACAAGACCACCTGTGATTGATTGGGATAACCTGTTTTCTCAGCTAACGTCTGATTAA